The genomic stretch cAATAAAGTGACATTTCACTTTGGATATCGCATGAACGATGGCCATTagtttcgggatcgggttcggtaatccataccatccatgtgATGAGCCTCACAAATTGTCGATGgggagattttaaaaaaaagtccCGAATTTGCTAATTTGCTAATTTTCTAGAGGAAACTATCCCTAACATCACATCTACATGCCATCATCCCACACCAGCATTGCACACGTGCAATATCCAAGCTGCCGATCAAATGGGTCTGACCATATAGATGCATAAAAGATCAAGTGATGCAGGGAAGAACGTGAGGtggatcatcgtcttcctcaagggcataactgctccaaatccatggaacttctcggGACTACTCAcggaatccacgagaaaaaaacaaaaaaaaaagaagcaaacaaaataaaaataaattctaaaaaatttataatttaatcgatgaatgaaataaacaagttcacaaccctttaattagggataccaagcaatgggaaagaagtcaaaatcaaactataattaaaactcttagaatttgcaacttactataaataataaacttactatttatagacaatggTGATATCTACTAGTgtgtaaggttttcggccaaaaatagtaagtgtcctatttgacttcaccaacttcttcttctaattattctaagcattttttaagttgggtgcaactcctaaagcctaatggatgaagagttataatcaaactaaaacttactgtttatagtaaaaatggaattaaaataggaaaatgaccGTCCATCTATTAGTATTTCGCAAATCAGGCTTGCGCAACCTAGTATAGCGCGGTGTGGTAGCTAAATtaactcgttctaccccaaaattatatattttacgtccgataactcattccaaattgcaaGATATGCTCAATTttaggtccgacggtccggatcacttgtGTTGTCGACcaagccttttctaatccatcttggccataaaactgtCTGTGACACTCTCTACATCATCAAGGTCGTTgcttatcaaatggaccacttTATTGTTCTAACagttttcctattcatccatggCTATTTTGAGAGCTTCTATTTGGAATGGCTTGGGAAGGTGAATATTTGGAATTTCTGGTTGCGTTTGGTGGCTTGTAATTGTAATGCACAGGAATTCAAAAATTATGCTTAGATGCGTGTAATTGTGATGCATTGAGTTCTTTAATATATTTACAAAAACTTagttaaattaattttaatatttcaaATTAGTGTATATATGTGACATTTGACAGAATAATTATAATCAGCTCATTGATATATATGCTCtagtaaaaaatgaatttttttactttttattttttattttattttattttattttttaatttacatTAGATAGGTCACACACATTAATTTAAGGATGACAGGTACGTGACTCACTAATGTTTTCTAACCATTCATATAGCCAACGTTTTGACAGTTTCAATTATTCTATTAATATGATTTTAATAATGTAGCAGATACTTGGATTGTTTCAGGAAATCATCAACatgttatatattttattcacgctattcatccatttttccagttcataccaggcatgatctcaaaaatgaggaagatatatatctcaggtggattaTACCACATAGACTGGTGATTGAAATCCCACaagttaaaaacttccttggtctactagtaatgtttatttatcatccaacctaatGATTAGGTCACATAACCCTAggtgaaaagaaaacacaaatatcatcttgatccaaagcttttgtagccgtcgagaagttttcaaccgtgggACTTCAACCTCCattggtgtagtctacttgagctttgatctgcctcatctttagctcatgccctaagatgagctgaaaaaatggatggaaagcatagataaaacacatacaccatggtgaggGCCACAAAACTTTGACACTATGAcaaaccatgtggggtccacaaaggacGGTGTTGGGCTCACTTGCCAAAATCTATTTATTTCATGCTTATGAcacatgggcacttgatcccATGATCTCAGTATCGTAACAAAGTTCATTTACTATTTAGCCATATAGCCACTCCCAGTCCTAATGAAATTATTTTGCATGTCTCGGGCCCAAGTCTGGCCCTCAACCTAAGcaagatctgggccgttcattaTGCGTGCCCCACCTTGCATGATGTATTACAAAAATGCAGTTGAAACCTTAAAAGGCCAACAGGCGGAGCCCATGGTAGATGGCGTGGGTCATGCACATAAAGTCCCTCCACGTTAGTGCAGTCACGTCCACACACCCATGCCACTAGCGTTAATGATAAGAAAATTGGTGTCCagcttcaatgtgggcccatatttggctaatctaaaccattgatctggAGGCCCATAACTATTATTCTTACTCTTACAGACATTCATTATAAACTTCCATACACGATCATCAATCTAAGCCGTATAAATCATGGGCCTATTTTAGATGGGTCACATCCTTTGAACAACCGCAAGGTAGTGTAATTTTCTACTTATGTAACTTTCAAGAGCTCCGCATGCAGCACGCGCGCCGACATTTTCGTAGTAATCGAGATGTTGTGGAGATATTGGACGATTAgctgtccaatccattgatatagATTGTTTGTTAGGCCGATCGTACATTTCAAGGACAACCATGCAAACGTCAAACCCatgtgacaaatattaaccatttgatctatAGTGTTTAGCATCAACGGTCAAGATCATGGATTGCTCCTTATCTATTTGTTAGGAATCATCATGGATTGCTCCTTATCTAAAGAATCATTTTTTTAGGCAATCATAGCCATCCCATCCAGGGCTTGGGAAAAGAATGGCTGTAGAATGttgacgtaggggaggacgtgaggtcgagtaccatcttcctcaagaggataactattccaaatccacggaacttttctggactcctcacagagacttctcgaatccacgaggaaagaaagcagaaaatataaataaattctaataaattcgaaattgattgatgaataattaaaaacgagttcacaaccctttaaataagggtaccaagcaatgggaaagaaatcagaatcaaactacaactcaaactcttagaatccgcgacttactataaatagtaaacttactatttatagatggttgtgatgtctactagtgcgcaaggttttcggccaaaatagtaagtgtcctatttagcttcaccaaaccgttctcctaattattctaagctcttttcatgctgggcgcaactcctaaagcctgacggatgaagagttataatcaaactaaaacttactatttatagtaaaaacggaattaaaatagggaaatgaccatcgatcaaggggtatTTCGCAATTCCAAGCTGCGTAAcccagcatagctgggttggttggccaaagtagctcgttctaccccaaaatcatatattttacgtcagataactcattccggattgcgagatacgcccgatctaaggtccgatggtccggatcacttctgtcgtcaagcgggccttttctgatccatcttggccatgaaactatccgcgacccgctctacatcaaatgtAAGGCCAAATCTAGGATGGGTAGCATTATTCGATTGGGAGAATCTAGCAAGTCACCGTCCGTCCATCATAAAACCCTGATCAGGCAGTGATAAGATTCGCCTGCATATGGGTGTTTTTGACCATGCTGATTTCGTTTTTCATCTCGGTTCAATTCAGATACATGGTCACACATGTTATAAACAACTTGAATTTAATCAAATGTGTGCGATTAGATTAGTATCAAGCATGTGAGAGTGGTACTCGATTAGTATTAATTGAATTCTTGTGACCTCAAGTGCTAAACTAGTCAGACTAGGATCAGATTTGTAAAGATTGGACTGATTGTTCAGTCTTCAATTGTTACAGTGATTGAGTGATGTTAGAAGAGGAGATTTAGTCCTTTAAAATGCGATCTTTTCTGCTTTAGAAataaagacttttttttttttttttagcggtGATTAAGGTATATTAGGTTTCttaataaaacaataaaaattaGATAATTGAAAATAATGTTCAATTACcgacaccttgatccatagctcaggtaGTAGACTGAATGAAGATTCCCttgtgagggtggctaacagtggagtgtgcaCTAACAGTGTGacttgtgtactaacaagctaataataataataataataaaagttaaaaTGAGCTTCCACTCATAATGTTCAATTActgattttattaatttgaatATAAATGCAATATAATCAACtaagagaaaaaataaactaaataaagagaaaataaaacaaCTATAATATCTTGTACTTGCAAAATAATCATTGCCAATGTGTTAATACATTGCCAATATTCATGATTGTTGGCAATGTATTAAGTAAAAACTAAATCACTGGAAGAGGAGTACGGATAATCTGACTTCGTGTGAGTACGTTTTCCTCTCATACTCGTACAGGGGCGTACTAACACCGAACAATTTCTTATTGGACAATAAAACATCCTCCATTCACACCAAAGAGAATTTCTACCATAACACTGGTCTTGAAAGAGATTTCCTCCGCCCGTTTTCGCATGCGATCGTGCTTGATAGTGACACTGAAATGAATTGAAATTGATTTTTGATTCCCCCAGGCAGCTTTTATCATTCTCAATTTAATTTTCCTTTGAAAATGAGCTGATAAGCTGCATCGATGTTGAAATTGAGAAATTAATGGCTCTGATTTTGATATAGGATGTGGAAAGTGTCCTAATTTATGCCTGACTTATGAGCTCAAAATGAAAAATTTTAGATGCACGTAATCTTAGTAGTTAAGGATCACCTAACCAACGGCCGGATCTTACACACGTGCAACTCATTTACATTTGTAAGGCGAGTGCAATTATCATTTTTCTAGATTTTGTGCCACATGGATGCATTTTGTGGCCTTCGgcacatggaaacggattggctactccccctgccgccagccaatggctggtggttggtgctttgtgccccaccatgatgtttgtgtttcatccctgctgtccatctatttttatagatcattttattgtatgagaccaAATATTAGTTATATCCGAATCTgatttggaccacattacaggaaacagtgttgaatgaacgtcaaccattaaaaatgttttggtggccataaaagttttggatcaagctgatatttgtttttaccttcatatgagtctgtatgacctaatcaaaatattggatgtcaaataaatagtatagtgggccctaggaggattataatggtagatatccaatcactattgttttcctgtggtgtggtccacctgagatttatatccctgtaatttttggaatcaaccctaaaatgatatgtaaaaatggatgaacggaatggatgaaacacatatatcatggtggggcccacagagcaccgaccatcagccaccaggctggtggcagggggagtagccaatccatttcacgGCATACAGGGAAtgataaagtggggcccaccgaatctGAATATCGTGGAGGCTTCTCTCCACCATACAAGCGGCCGGGGTACGTGTGAAAACGGGACCTTCccagatgtgggacccactttggatCGCAGTTATCATGGATTGCTCCTTATCTAAAGAATAATTTTTTTAGGCAAtcatagccatcccatccatggcttgggaaAAGAATGGCTATAGAATGTAAGGCCAAATCTAGGATGGGTAGCATTATTGGATTGGGTGAATCTAGCTAGTCACCGTCCGTCCATCATAAAACCCTGATCAGGCAGTGATAGGATTCGCCTGCATATGGGTGTTTCTGACCATGCTGATTTCGTTTTTCATCTCGGTTCAATTCAGATACATGGTCACACATGTTATAAACAGCTTGAATTTAATCAAATGTGTGCGATTAGATTAGTATCAAGCATGTGAGAGTGGTACTCAATTAGTATTAATTGAATTCTTGTGACCTCAAGTGCCGAACCAGTCAGACTAGGATCAGATTTGTAAAGATTAGACTGATTGTTCAGTCGTTAATTGTTACAGTGATTGAGTGATGTTAGAAGAGGAGAGTTAGTCCTTTAAAATGCTATCTTTTCTGCTTTAGaaataaaaacttttttttttagcgGTGATTATAATATATTAGGTTTCttaataaaacaataaaaattagataattgaaacaccttgatccatagctcaggtagtagactgagtgaagataccttgtttcaacactgaggtcttggtatcgattcccttgtgagggtggctaacagtggagtgtgtactaacagtGTGAtttatgtactaacaagctaataataataataataataaaagttaaaaTGAGCTTCCACTCATAATGTTCAATtactaattttattaatttaaatataaatgtaagataacaaagagaaaaaataaactaaataaagagaaaataaaacaattatgATATCTTGTACTTGCAAAATAATCATAAAAAGTACCAAACAATCGTGAGACAGTTGTAGTGTAAAATTAGCGGGATATTATTTGCAATGTATTAAGTAAAAACTAAATCATAAGGGGATCCGACAACAATGATCATGAATATTTAACCTACAACTAATGCGTATTATAGTGATGCCCTAGATAATAAAATAAGTAAGCTAATGATTTCAGACTTTCTATAATATAATTGGACAAAAGTAGAGTGAGTAAACTTTATAAATGTCTATAAAATACAATACAAATGATAATGCACCTTTGTGCTAGAGGGTTAATTATTTGTCGCGAGAGCCTCAAACTTTTCTTGGAATATTGTTTTTATAGATCTGGAGAGGTTGTGGCCGTGTACAAGTCCTGAGGTATCCCGCATGAATCATCCCATTacatatcggttgtatcgcaatTGCATTTGGAATCCGTAGCATATGATGCCATTGTGTATAATTTTCTACTAATTATTTGATAAGTTTCTATCATTTTCTCCTAATTTCTTTAGGAGATGATATAGAATGGTTATGCTGTGCACAAGATGGATTACAAAGAATCCGACATTGATGTCTTTGGAAACTTTCTTAATATGCTACCAGTCACACGTTTTACAGGTACACATGGACCACGTGGTTTGTGAATAATATCCATATTTTCTTATATAAACATACGTACGCCTTTTGGCGTGGCTCCTTCTAATAGGTTACGTGTCACTGGAAGAGGAGTACGGATAATCTGACTTCGTGTGCATAGGTTTTCCCCTCATACTCGTACAGGGGCGTACTAACACCGAACAATTTCTTATTGGACAATAAAACATCCTCCATTCACactaaaacatcacagtgggccctacctaagttcccagtgcaggaacttcctgcgaaaggctttcgcaggaaatccgcgtccacacCAAAGAGAATTTCTACCATAAAACTTGTCTTGAAAGAGATTTCCTCCGCTCGTTTTCGCATGCGATCGTGCTTGATAGTGACACTGCAGTGAATTGAAATTGATTCTTGATTCCCCATGCAGCTTTTGTCAATCGCAATTTAATTTTCCTTTGAAAATGAGCTGATAAGCTGCATCGATGTTAAAATTGAGAAATTAATGGCTCTGATTTTGATATGGGAGGTGGAAAGTGTCCTAAATTAATGGCTCTGATTTTGATATGGGAGGTGGAAAGTGTCCTAATTTATGCCTGACTTATGAGCTGAAATTGAAAAATTTTAGATGCACGTAATCTGAGCAGTTAAGGATCACCTAACCAACGGCCGGATCTTACACACGTGCAACTCATTTACATTTGTGAGGCGAGTGCAATTATCATTTTTCTAGAGTTTGTGCCACATGTATGCATTTTgtggtggaaacggattggctactccccctgccaccatcctGGTGgtttgtggtcggtgctctgtgtagCCCcatctatgatgtatgtgtttcacccattccgttcattcatttttacggatcattttaaggcttgatcccaaaaatgagagggatatatatcttatgtggaccacaccacaggaaaataatagtgactgtatatccaccgttaaaatcttcctaagcccactatactgtttatttgacatccacttgggatatacctcattcaACAGTATCTTATACCCAACTCAAGCGCGGCACATTGCAACTCCTAAAcgtgtggatctcacacacgtgtttgATATTGGCGTATGCCTATGAAAGTGTTTTCTGCTTTCAACACTAATTAAATTCTCGCCTTTCTTTATTGTTTTCTGCTTTTAAAATAGGTGGGCCCATTCCATTTTGTTTTTGCCTGCCCGAAATGTCCAATTATTAAGTGATCTTTCTCTACGTATATGAAATTAaatttcaataaaataaataaataaataaaaatgcctATGAAAGTGTTCTCGCAGAATTAGCAAACATCACGaaccattgctctctctctctctctctcctacgtGACACTCCCAACTCCATTGAAACCTAAAAATTCCCATCTAAAGCATTTCCTTCTCTGAGCATTCCTAATTTGGAGATGGAGAAAAACATGAAAGAAGGCAGCCATTTGTCCTTGGACGAATACATGGAAAAGAGACTCGAAAAGTGGTCCGTCGGTCCTTCTGAGAAAGAGCAATGCACAATCTATCGAGTCCCGTCCCACCTCCGCAAGGAGGATGAGAGCGCCTACCAGCCGAAGATCATCTCCATTGGTCCTTACCACCACTGCGATAATGGCCTAAAGGCCATGGAAGAGCACAAGTGGCAGTTCCTCTCCGAATTCCTCAAAAGGAACAACAGCAAGGTCCCGCTCAAGCATTATCTCGACAAGGTccgagaaaaggagatgaatGCAAGGAACCACTACTCAGAAAAATTAGTACAGCTCAGCAGTGATGATTTCGTCCAGATGATGGTCCTCGATGGTTGCTTCATCATCGAACTCTTTCTCAAGCGATACCAAGCAAAGGACGATATGATATATAGCACGAGGTGGATATTGCCCTTGATAACCAACGACATGCTCCTGCTCGAGAACCAGCTTCCTTTCTTCATCCTCGAGGAGTTGTTCAAGCTGGCAGATCTTAGGATTCGTGACGGAGAGAACCTGCAGATTACCATTAACTCTCTCGCCATCCATTTCTTCAGCCATCTCCTTGTGGGGGCTGACAAATCCCTTCCAGGGGAACAGGAACCCTTCCATTTGCTCCATTTGCTCCATTTATTTCACACCCGCCGTCTCAAGGATTCTCCTGATGGCTCTCAGGCAACAGATAGCAATAAAATGCAACACTACTCATCACAAACGCCCCCGCAGCAGCCACTGACAAATTCAAGCCATTCAGATATAGAAGCCCAACCCCCAGAAACTGAATCCAAGAAGACAGGACGTTTTGGGAATCGCAAGTGGAAGGGAGTAGTTATTCTTCTCCAAACAATAATAGGGTTTCCAAGGAAGCCTTCCCCTCCCCAGAAATCGATCCCTTGTGCTACGGAGCTCCATGAGGCTGGCGTCAAGTTCAGGGTGAAGAAGGATGCCAACAGCTACTTGGAAGTGAAGTTCCGTGACGGGGTAATGGAAATTCCATATTTGCTAATCAAGGACAACACCAACTCCCTTTTCAGGAATTTCATTGCCTTTGAGCAATGCCGTCCAGACTCCAATTGCCACTTCACAAGCTACGCCTTCTTCATGGATTGCATCGTGAACACACCAGCCGACGTGGCACTTCTCTGCCAGAACAAGATTCTCGAACACTGGCTCGGTAGTGATGATGCCGTGGCCCTCCTCTTCAACAAGCTATGCTACGGCGTCGCCATGGACACCCAGACCCGCCATTACTTCCCCAATCTGTTCCAGGAGGTGAGGAAATACTGCAACACCACTTGGCACACATGGAGGGCGCGCTTGATGCACGATTACTTCAGCAATCCGTGGGCGATAGTTTCGGTAGTGGCAG from Magnolia sinica isolate HGM2019 chromosome 17, MsV1, whole genome shotgun sequence encodes the following:
- the LOC131231644 gene encoding UPF0481 protein At3g47200-like, producing the protein MEKNMKEGSHLSLDEYMEKRLEKWSVGPSEKEQCTIYRVPSHLRKEDESAYQPKIISIGPYHHCDNGLKAMEEHKWQFLSEFLKRNNSKVPLKHYLDKVREKEMNARNHYSEKLVQLSSDDFVQMMVLDGCFIIELFLKRYQAKDDMIYSTRWILPLITNDMLLLENQLPFFILEELFKLADLRIRDGENLQITINSLAIHFFSHLLVGADKSLPGEQEPFHLLHLLHLFHTRRLKDSPDGSQATDSNKMQHYSSQTPPQQPLTNSSHSDIEAQPPETESKKTGRFGNRKWKGVVILLQTIIGFPRKPSPPQKSIPCATELHEAGVKFRVKKDANSYLEVKFRDGVMEIPYLLIKDNTNSLFRNFIAFEQCRPDSNCHFTSYAFFMDCIVNTPADVALLCQNKILEHWLGSDDAVALLFNKLCYGVAMDTQTRHYFPNLFQEVRKYCNTTWHTWRARLMHDYFSNPWAIVSVVAAIILLLLTVAQTYFSTIAYVKPPA